From Eleftheria terrae, the proteins below share one genomic window:
- the gspF gene encoding type II secretion system inner membrane protein GspF translates to MPAYRFEALDAAGNSSTGLIEADNAKAARAQLRAQKLVPLEVNAVAAEADKPGNVNLRRKAFNATGLAIWTRQLSGLVTSGLPLERALTALGDEAEDERQRELLAHLRSEVNAGSSFAKALGSAPREFDEIYRAVVAAGEQSGGLGLVLEKLADDLEERQALRSKLIGAALYPIIVSMVAVVIVIFLVTYVVPQVASVFSSSKQTLPFLTVAMLAISAFVRQWGWLVALMMIAGGGLLAFSLRNEAFRERFDAAWLRLPMVGRLARGYNAARFAGTLAMLAGAGVPILKALQAAAETLNNRAMRSDALDALVQVREGAPLASALAGKKRFPGLIAMFARLGEQTGRLPHMLSRAADQLGQEVQRRAMALATILEPLLIVVMGLVVMMIVLAVLMPIIQLNSWVR, encoded by the coding sequence ATGCCCGCCTACCGTTTTGAAGCGCTCGATGCCGCCGGCAACAGCAGCACCGGCCTGATCGAGGCCGACAACGCGAAGGCCGCGCGGGCCCAGCTGCGTGCGCAGAAACTGGTGCCGCTGGAAGTCAACGCGGTGGCGGCCGAGGCCGACAAGCCCGGCAACGTCAACCTGCGTCGCAAGGCCTTCAACGCCACCGGCCTGGCCATCTGGACCCGCCAGCTGTCGGGCCTGGTCACCTCCGGGCTGCCGCTGGAGCGCGCGCTCACCGCGCTCGGCGACGAAGCCGAGGACGAGCGCCAGCGCGAACTGCTGGCCCACCTGCGCAGCGAAGTGAATGCCGGCTCCAGCTTCGCCAAGGCGCTGGGCAGCGCGCCACGCGAATTCGACGAGATCTACCGCGCCGTGGTGGCTGCCGGCGAGCAGAGCGGCGGCCTGGGCCTGGTGCTGGAGAAGCTGGCCGACGACCTGGAAGAACGCCAGGCGCTGCGCAGCAAGCTGATCGGCGCGGCGCTGTACCCCATCATCGTCTCGATGGTGGCGGTGGTCATCGTGATCTTCCTGGTCACCTATGTGGTGCCGCAGGTGGCTTCCGTGTTCTCCAGCAGCAAGCAGACGCTGCCCTTCCTCACGGTGGCCATGCTGGCCATCAGCGCCTTCGTGCGCCAATGGGGCTGGCTGGTGGCGCTGATGATGATCGCCGGCGGTGGCCTGCTGGCCTTCTCGTTGCGCAACGAGGCTTTCCGCGAGCGCTTCGATGCCGCCTGGCTGCGCCTGCCCATGGTGGGGCGCCTGGCCCGCGGCTACAACGCAGCGCGCTTCGCTGGCACGCTGGCCATGCTGGCGGGCGCTGGCGTGCCCATCCTGAAGGCCCTGCAAGCGGCCGCCGAGACGCTCAACAACCGCGCGATGCGGTCCGATGCGCTGGACGCGCTGGTGCAGGTGCGGGAAGGCGCGCCGCTGGCTTCGGCGCTGGCCGGCAAGAAGCGCTTTCCCGGCCTGATCGCGATGTTCGCCCGCCTGGGCGAGCAGACCGGCCGGCTGCCGCACATGCTGAGCCGTGCCGCCGACCAGCTGGGCCAGGAGGTGCAGCGCCGGGCGATGGCGCTGGCCACCATCCTGGAGCCGCTGCTCATCGTCGTGATGGGCCTGGTCGTGATGATGATCGTGCTCGCGGTGCTGATGCCCATCATCCAGCTCAACTCCTGGGTGCGCTGA
- a CDS encoding AAA family ATPase, whose amino-acid sequence MSSNNELVPVRGTHHIPIAHMRAVYRLTDVERRLDKLPHKEHENLRSTYERMLERGPERFQVKPSGLPVMDALYDELPNFAEVLDDVKRQLALCEDSRDALEITPMLLLGAPGIGKTHFARRLSQLLGTGMGFVAMSSLTAGWVLSGASSQWKGARPGKVFETLVDGQYANPVMVVDEIDKAGAEATYDPLGALYSLLEHDTAGAFTDEFAEVPIDASQLIRVATANDERAIPDPILNRMNVYTVPAPDRDAARRIALLLYKTLRSEHDWGQRFEPEPREAVLGRMSELAPREMRRAWMTAFGNAKLARRDHVAEQDLPDLGAKKQAIGFVH is encoded by the coding sequence ATGAGTTCGAACAACGAGCTGGTGCCCGTGCGCGGCACCCACCACATTCCCATCGCCCATATGCGGGCGGTCTACCGGCTGACCGATGTGGAGCGGCGGCTGGACAAGCTGCCCCACAAGGAACACGAGAACCTGCGATCGACCTACGAGCGCATGCTGGAGCGCGGGCCGGAGCGCTTCCAGGTCAAGCCGTCCGGGCTGCCGGTGATGGACGCGCTGTACGACGAGCTGCCCAACTTCGCCGAGGTGCTGGACGACGTCAAGCGCCAGCTGGCCTTGTGCGAGGACAGCCGCGACGCGCTGGAGATCACGCCCATGCTGCTGCTCGGTGCGCCGGGCATTGGCAAGACGCACTTCGCACGCCGCCTCTCCCAGCTGCTGGGCACCGGCATGGGCTTTGTCGCGATGAGCTCGCTGACGGCCGGCTGGGTGCTGTCGGGCGCCTCCTCGCAATGGAAGGGCGCGCGCCCCGGCAAGGTGTTCGAGACGCTGGTGGACGGCCAGTACGCCAACCCGGTGATGGTGGTGGACGAGATCGACAAGGCCGGCGCCGAAGCCACCTACGACCCGCTGGGTGCGCTCTACAGCCTGCTGGAGCACGACACCGCCGGCGCCTTCACCGACGAGTTCGCCGAGGTGCCGATCGACGCCAGCCAGCTCATCCGGGTCGCCACCGCCAACGACGAGCGCGCGATTCCCGACCCCATCCTCAACCGCATGAACGTCTACACGGTGCCGGCCCCCGACCGCGACGCGGCCCGCCGCATCGCGCTGCTGCTGTACAAGACCTTGCGCAGCGAGCACGACTGGGGGCAGCGCTTCGAGCCTGAGCCGCGCGAGGCGGTGCTGGGCCGCATGAGCGAGCTGGCGCCGCGCGAGATGCGGCGCGCCTGGATGACCGCCTTCGGCAACGCGAAGCTCGCGCGGCGCGATCATGTGGCGGAGCAGGACCTGCCGGACCTCGGCGCGAAGAAGCAGGCGATCGGCTTCGTGCACTGA